From Schizosaccharomyces pombe strain 972h- genome assembly, chromosome: II, the proteins below share one genomic window:
- the mge1 gene encoding GrpE domain-containing chaperone mge1 gives MLGLGRVFSSAVRPRTLIRAPINKRSFLWYSTEAAKEEKPAEEKVAETENVDVKELQSKLSELKSKYEAKDKEVAELKGSIRQSLADYRNLENRMKRDMEQTRAFAVQKLTKDLLDSVDNLERALSIVPEEKRNNRESNKDLVDLYEGLAMTESNLMKTLGKYGLVRYDGIGEDFDPNIHEAVFQIPVEGKKPNTVFHCESKGFQLNGRVIRPAKVGVVKGDD, from the coding sequence ATGCTTGGGCTTGGAAGAGTATTTTCATCCGCTGTACGTCCTCGGACGCTTATTCGAGCACCCATTAATAAACGCAGTTTCCTTTGGTACTCAACTGAGGCTGCTAAGGAAGAAAAGCCtgctgaagaaaaagttgCCGAAACAGAGAATGTTGATGTTAAGGAACTTCAATCTAAGCTTTCTGAGcttaaaagtaaatatgaAGCAAAGGACAAAGAGGTTGCGGAGTTAAAGGGTAGCATTCGCCAAAGCTTAGCTGACTATCGTAATTTGGAAAACCGCATGAAGAGAGACATGGAGCAAACACGTGCATTTGCTGTTCAAAAGCTTACTAAGGATCTTTTGGATTCTGTCGATAATTTGGAGCGTGCTCTTTCAATTGTTCCAGAGGAGAAGCGTAACAATCGTGAGTCCAACAAGGATTTAGTTGATCTTTATGAAGGTTTAGCAATGACTGAATCGAACTTAATGAAAACCTTAGGAAAATATGGTTTAGTTCGCTATGACGGTATCGGAGAAGATTTTGATCCTAACATCCATGAAGCTGTTTTCCAAATCCCTGTTGAAGGTAAAAAGCCCAACACTGTCTTCCATTGCGAAAGCAAGGGTTTTCAATTGAATGGAAGAGTTATTCGTCCTGCCAAGGTTGGTGTTGTTAAGGGAGACGACTAG